A genome region from Alicyclobacillus acidocaldarius subsp. acidocaldarius DSM 446 includes the following:
- a CDS encoding molybdopterin-dependent oxidoreductase: protein MLPVPSKARRWPRPLRYLHHYTIVSFALLVASGLALYLPFVHRFMIPYIPFVYRLHILLGLVFAVTLFVPFVRVLPKGRRLSKWDWTLPVLLGSPIVATGIMLWWLTVFPAGMRSRAFAWHGWLTACLGTWILIHAFLKVTGIRPQSRLLYERVDWERRRFLVSLATGALGALVLTAIDPAAWLRGLRSASKAGSTGPPPGVQTFPAYYTVVNGYPEIDAAAYRLVVDGDVERPLSLTYAELRALPAVHETQNFQCVTGWSVPNVRWKGVHLSQLAILAKPRSGVRYVHFYSGDGVYTECLRLSEAFDPTVLLAYEMDGAPLLREQGYPLRLVVPKMYGYKSIKWVVRVSFSAEPITGYWEHFGYPTEAYFGSR, encoded by the coding sequence ATGCTACCCGTCCCGTCGAAGGCCCGGCGCTGGCCGAGGCCGCTCCGCTACCTGCACCACTACACCATCGTCTCGTTCGCGCTCCTCGTCGCGAGCGGCCTCGCGCTGTACCTGCCGTTTGTTCACCGGTTCATGATCCCGTACATTCCGTTTGTCTACCGACTTCACATCCTGCTCGGCCTCGTGTTTGCCGTCACGCTCTTCGTGCCGTTTGTCCGCGTGCTCCCGAAGGGACGGCGGCTTTCGAAGTGGGACTGGACCCTCCCCGTCTTGCTCGGCAGCCCCATCGTCGCGACCGGGATCATGCTGTGGTGGCTGACCGTGTTCCCGGCGGGTATGCGCAGTCGCGCGTTCGCCTGGCATGGCTGGCTCACCGCTTGTCTCGGCACGTGGATCCTCATCCACGCGTTCCTGAAGGTCACCGGGATCCGGCCGCAATCGCGCCTGTTGTACGAACGCGTCGACTGGGAGCGGCGGCGGTTCCTCGTATCGCTGGCCACCGGCGCGCTCGGCGCGCTCGTCCTCACCGCGATCGATCCGGCCGCCTGGCTGCGCGGCCTGCGAAGCGCGTCAAAGGCCGGATCGACAGGGCCCCCGCCCGGCGTGCAGACCTTTCCGGCATATTACACGGTGGTGAACGGCTATCCCGAGATCGACGCCGCCGCGTATCGGCTGGTGGTGGACGGCGACGTGGAGCGCCCGCTCTCGCTCACGTATGCGGAATTGCGCGCGCTCCCGGCTGTGCACGAAACGCAAAACTTTCAGTGTGTCACGGGCTGGAGCGTGCCGAACGTCCGCTGGAAGGGCGTGCACCTGAGCCAGCTCGCCATACTTGCCAAACCGCGATCCGGCGTGCGGTACGTCCATTTCTACTCCGGCGACGGGGTGTACACCGAGTGTCTTCGACTTTCGGAAGCGTTCGATCCGACCGTGCTCCTGGCGTACGAGATGGACGGCGCGCCCCTGTTGCGGGAACAGGGCTATCCGCTCCGCCTTGTGGTCCCGAAGATGTACGGGTACAAGTCCATCAAGTGGGTGGTGCGCGTGAGCTTCTCGGCGGAACCCATCACGGGCTATTGGGAGCACTTCGGGTATCCCACCGAGGCGTATTTTGGTTCGCGGTGA